From bacterium, one genomic window encodes:
- the dnaA gene encoding chromosomal replication initiator protein DnaA, with product MTTSADLWDRCLENLKKDLNRQSFETWFKPTKGTVSEEKTLKVIVPNEFFRDWIRDHYQPQIRKALETLHPVQLEIQFEIEPTSPSKTLAEPVAPSAQLEIIEKPRLSMPTGSRPAGDSEFVLNNKFNFESFVVGNSNRFAHAACLAVAESPARSYNPLFIYGGVGLGKTHLLQAIGNFVVEQNPQIRVLYISSEKFMNDFIQAIQSGRQQDFRNKYRTVDVLLIDDIQFWEGKEATQEEFFHTFNVLYEAQKQIVATSDSHPKEIKLEERLKNRFEMGLITDIQEPDLETRIAILRKKAETEGILVPNEVTAFIANHAKANIRELEGSLLRVIAFGSLTRQEISIDLAREVLKDSLPKDERPISVDSIQRVVADRYHCKYSDMKSKKRTKQIAFPRQIAMFLSRELTHHSLSEIGAAFGGKDHTTIIHAYEKIEDLLTTDITLLAEVNSLKKQLLEGNYSL from the coding sequence ATGACTACTTCAGCCGACCTTTGGGACCGTTGTCTCGAGAACCTTAAAAAAGACCTGAATCGCCAAAGTTTCGAGACTTGGTTCAAACCCACCAAAGGCACCGTTTCTGAAGAGAAGACCCTTAAGGTCATCGTTCCCAATGAGTTCTTCCGGGATTGGATCCGCGACCATTACCAGCCCCAGATCCGCAAGGCCCTGGAAACCCTCCACCCGGTCCAGTTGGAGATCCAATTCGAGATCGAACCGACCTCCCCTTCCAAGACCCTTGCCGAACCTGTCGCCCCTTCGGCCCAATTGGAGATCATCGAAAAACCCAGGCTTTCCATGCCTACCGGTTCCCGTCCGGCGGGGGATTCGGAGTTCGTCCTCAACAATAAGTTCAATTTCGAAAGTTTCGTGGTGGGCAACAGCAATCGCTTCGCCCACGCCGCCTGTCTAGCCGTAGCGGAGTCTCCCGCCCGTTCCTACAATCCCTTGTTCATCTATGGAGGAGTAGGGCTCGGCAAGACCCATCTTTTACAGGCCATCGGCAATTTCGTCGTGGAACAGAACCCCCAGATCCGGGTCCTCTATATTTCCTCCGAAAAATTCATGAACGACTTCATCCAGGCCATTCAATCGGGCCGTCAACAGGACTTCCGCAACAAATACCGCACAGTGGACGTGCTCCTGATCGACGACATCCAGTTCTGGGAAGGCAAGGAAGCCACCCAGGAAGAGTTCTTCCACACCTTCAACGTGCTCTATGAGGCCCAAAAGCAGATCGTGGCCACCTCCGACAGCCATCCCAAGGAGATCAAGCTGGAGGAGCGGCTCAAGAACCGTTTCGAAATGGGCCTGATCACCGACATCCAGGAACCCGACCTGGAGACCCGCATCGCCATCCTCCGCAAGAAAGCGGAGACCGAGGGCATCCTGGTCCCCAACGAGGTGACCGCCTTCATCGCCAATCACGCCAAGGCCAATATCCGGGAACTGGAAGGTTCCCTCCTTCGGGTCATCGCCTTCGGGTCCTTGACCCGCCAGGAGATCTCCATTGACCTGGCCCGGGAGGTCCTGAAGGATTCCCTTCCCAAGGACGAACGCCCCATCTCGGTGGATTCCATCCAACGGGTCGTCGCCGACCGTTACCACTGCAAATACAGCGATATGAAGTCCAAGAAGCGTACCAAACAGATCGCTTTCCCGCGGCAGATCGCCATGTTCCTTTCCCGGGAACTGACCCACCACTCCCTGAGCGAGATCGGCGCGGCTTTCGGCGGTAAGGACCACACCACGATCATCCACGCCTATGAAAAGATCGAGGACCTGCTGACGACCGACATTACCCTGCTGGCCGAGGTCAACAGCCTCAAGAAACAACTTCTCGAAGGCAATTACTCCCTCTAG